The genomic DNA CTTTTCCGCCTCTTCAATCTTCTCAATAGCCCTCTGCTCCGCCTCATGAATCTTCCTTAAAATTTCCTGTTCATTTAGTTCCATAATAAGTTCTCACTGAATAAATGCTGAATAGATAAATTCCTGATCCTGCTCAAGTTATAGCACAGGGAGTATAATAGTTCAAACATCATCAGCCCCCCTTTTTTTTAGAACAACTCCTCCTAAACGCCAAGTCCAGAAAAGATGGGAGAAGGGTGTTAAGCTCTGCTGCGGTTTCAGGCTGAGGGTGCTTGGTTGTAAAGACAGCAAGGCTGAGGCAGCTCATACCTCACGGCTCCTTTATTTTTGAGCCGCAGAATTGAACTTAACGAGTTTGGTCCAGCTAATTGAACCGTTATTTCCGCAAAAGTCATTCGCAAATTCTTTTGTAAATTTGGTTCTTTCTCAGATTGAGTGGGTAAATAATATTCCCTCCCCCTTGACGGGGGAGCCGTATTCTATGAAGAAGCCACAGCTATATATAGAAACATCTGTATGGAATTTTTATTATGCTGATAATGCGCCTGAGAAGAAAGAGATAACCAGTACATTTTTTAATAAGATTAAAGAGGGTGAATATGAAATATTTATATCCGATACTGTTATTGAAGAAATAGGCAGTGCTGATGATGATAAAAGGCTATTGTTGATGAATAGAGGTTGTTGAGGTAGGAAGCTATATCATTTCCCAATCAACAGAACTTCTTCAGAATGATTGGTGCTTAAAACATATTTATAATTTTCCCGTTTTAGTTCAGAAACATTTTGCTTGTATTTCCTAAGCAAAGTCATAAGTTCGTCAATAGATGGAATGCCATCTGCCCTGTAAGAAACAACTATTATACTATTTTGAAATTTATTAAACAGTTGATCAAAGGCAGAATGGATATTATTTTTATCGGTCCAGACAGAACCATTTCCTTTTAATTTTTTATGTTTCGTCCTGTAATCTATCTTTTCAGCCCATTTAGTATAATCCATCAATCCCTCCAGAAAATGATAAAAGCTGAAGTAATCAACGCCTACGCCGGTTTTTGAAACATAAGGGGTGTCAATGTATACAAGATCAAATTCACCTTCAACCTCAAAAACATTTGAATTAAGTGATTTGTTTTGTTGGCCATTTGAGAAAACTGCTTGGTTAGCCTCATAGATAAACTTCCTGAAATGAGCCACAAAAGTGGTATCCCACGTAGTCTTATTACCAAAATTTCTTTCTACCTCAGAAAATCTCAGGTAAAGATTTTTTCTATGAAAAAGATTAAACGGTCTCTTGATAATACATGCCTGGAAAAGGGCAAAAAAGGCAAGAGACTTTTTATAAAAATCATCAAGAAGAGTTATGTTTGTTACAACCATATCAATCCATCTGTTCTCGTCATCAGTAAAGTAAATATCCTTAAAGGTATCAAATACAAAAGTTGGATATTTAACGTCAATATGCTTTCTGAGAAGGAAATCAATATCACGGTCTGTTAGTTTAACTTTGTAGTTTTCGATTAGCGCAAGTCCAATATACCAGTTAAATTTTAAGATATCGTTATATGTAACCTTCTTGCCCTTTTCCTTCAGCTTATAACCTACACTCCCAGTACCGCCAAAGGCATCAAGAGCTGAATGAAATTTTAAATCCTTAATAGCCTCCCAAATCCAATCAACTATTTTTAGTTTACTTCCCTGAAATCGTGTTGATGGAAATGCAGGATCATCTTCTATTAAGACCATCTGTAGATTTGTTAAAGACGTGTTTCTTCTCATTTTATTTCTTTAATTTTTTGTAATCTTTGTATTCTCTTAGATTCTTGTATGGAGCACCTTTAAGATCAACAGCCTTTGCCATATCTTTCGTAAGATAATACATCCAGTAATCATTAAAGATATCTTCCCCGAGTGAAGTAAATGGCCCTTTTCCATTTATCAATTCATCAATTTTAATGACAGAGCCTATATTTTTCGTGTTTCCACTTCCAGGGCGGTCAAGTGCAATCTTATATTTTTCCTGAACAAAGAATGTAAAGTCCTTTATGACAGAGGTAATATTTTGCAAATCTTCTAATTTGTAAATAGTTCTCTCATCTAAATCTTTATCTGTTCTTGAGTAGATAACACCAAGCACATAATGCCCAATATATTCATCATATGGGAATGTAATGTTCTTTTTGCTTTTTCTATCACGGAAATATCCGGTAAATGCCCCCAAAGTCATTCCGTTTACTTCTTTCCCATTCTTTCTGTATGTACTTTTAATATTAATCGCATATTTATTGTTATTGCTGTCTATAAATGAGATGTCAGGATAAAAATTCTGTTCCTTGCAAAGAACCATCTTATAGCCAGTCTCTTGAGCAAATTGGCAAATTTTGGGGAAAAGAAGTAGTTCCATTATTTTGGAAACTACTTTGGTGTCAACAGATATGGTGTAAATATTCTTCGCAATATCTATAAATCCTTTGACAACCCAATCGCCTTCACCTGTAGAAACAGCAGCATTGAACAAATCAACATGCCTTAGAAGTTGACTTCTAAACTCCCACTTTAGCTTCTGTCTTTCTTCTGAATTCCCCATATTTCCCCTCGATGCGGTCTTTAATAAGTTGGCAATAATCTGAATCTATTTCAATCATTACACATATTCTACCAAGCCCTTTTGCGACAAATCCTGTAGTTCCAGAACCGGCAAATGGGTCAAGAATTAAGTCCCCTTCGTTACTTCCAGCTAAAATTGCATTTTCTAAAACAATTGGTTGTTTTGTAGCAGGATGGCGAAAAGGATTTTTCTCAGCCCGATATTCCCAGATATTTTTCATCTGGACTCCGCCATTCAATTCTTTCATCGCCTTATAATTAAATTTTGTTTTGCCCGTTGCATCTTTCTTTGCCCAAAGCATAGTCTCAGTAACAGCCCTAAAACACGAACCCATAAATTTGGCGGGGCGTTTCTCTTGTGGAGGATTATATCATTAAGTATCTTAAAACCTAAATCTTGCAGCACAACATTAATAATCCCAATACTATGATATGTTCCTGTGATCCAAATGGTTGCACCTTTTTTAAGAATACGCTGTGCCTCTTTGAGCCATGTATAATGAAACTCAAATTGATAAGAAATTGATTTAGAATACGCCCATGTAGCTTTCTTGGTGTCAAAAGTATCTGCGTGTCCGTCGTTGCGTTTTATAATCAACCCTGATTGATTGCCAAAATAAGGGGGGTCTGCAAAAATCATATCAATACAATTATCAGGAGCTTTTTTTAGAATAGTCAGTGAATCACCATGAAAAAGCTTTATCTTTCTATCAAGGTTATAAAAAAAGGGTATAAGTTTTTCTTGTTGATATTCTGCTTCTTGTTCAGCACAAAACAATTCATCAATGTTACTAAGTACATCCGTTGTTTGATACATTCTTCCGTTTTCCTCAAAGTGTGGATTTTTAATGTGTACCCGCATCAAGACTGGATATCCAGATACTTACATACGATAAAGGGTATCTTCCATTTTGTTTAGCCGGAGTTTCCTTTAGGTTTGTGAGGAGTGCCGGATATTCTATTGCTTAGGGTCTGTCATGAAATAAGTTGTGCATTTAGGCGCTCAGATTTCGGTCAGGTTTGAGTGCGACCGATTGAGCAAACCCGAAGGCGTAGTTGAATCTACGCTGAGGGGTTGCGATTGAGGATCACACAAAGTTGGCCGGAAGATGAGATGCATAAATGTATAGGTTATTTCATGACAGACCCTTAACTATCTGTAATTTGTAAACTGCATGTCTATCCCAAAATCCTTGTCCCGGAGGAGTTTTATTATTGACTGGAGGTCGTCCCGGTTTTTTCCTGTTACGCGCACCTGGTCGCCTTGTATCTGACTCTGGACTTTGATCTTTGTCTCTTTTATAGTCTTTACTATTTCTTTTGCCTTGTCGGATGGGATACCCTGCTGTAGGCTTATCTTCTGTTTGGCTGTGCCGCCGAGGCCGTGTTCGACCTTCCCATAGGTCAATGCCTTTGGGGAAATGCCGCGTTT from Nitrospirota bacterium includes the following:
- a CDS encoding EcoRV family type II restriction endonuclease, with amino-acid sequence MGNSEERQKLKWEFRSQLLRHVDLFNAAVSTGEGDWVVKGFIDIAKNIYTISVDTKVVSKIMELLLFPKICQFAQETGYKMVLCKEQNFYPDISFIDSNNNKYAINIKSTYRKNGKEVNGMTLGAFTGYFRDRKSKKNITFPYDEYIGHYVLGVIYSRTDKDLDERTIYKLEDLQNITSVIKDFTFFVQEKYKIALDRPGSGNTKNIGSVIKIDELINGKGPFTSLGEDIFNDYWMYYLTKDMAKAVDLKGAPYKNLREYKDYKKLKK
- a CDS encoding site-specific DNA-methyltransferase, which encodes MLWAKKDATGKTKFNYKAMKELNGGVQMKNIWEYRAEKNPFRHPATKQPIVLENAILAGSNEGDLILDPFAGSGTTGFVAKGLGRICVMIEIDSDYCQLIKDRIEGKYGEFRRKTEAKVGV
- a CDS encoding DNA adenine methylase produces the protein MRRNTSLTNLQMVLIEDDPAFPSTRFQGSKLKIVDWIWEAIKDLKFHSALDAFGGTGSVGYKLKEKGKKVTYNDILKFNWYIGLALIENYKVKLTDRDIDFLLRKHIDVKYPTFVFDTFKDIYFTDDENRWIDMVVTNITLLDDFYKKSLAFFALFQACIIKRPFNLFHRKNLYLRFSEVERNFGNKTTWDTTFVAHFRKFIYEANQAVFSNGQQNKSLNSNVFEVEGEFDLVYIDTPYVSKTGVGVDYFSFYHFLEGLMDYTKWAEKIDYRTKHKKLKGNGSVWTDKNNIHSAFDQLFNKFQNSIIVVSYRADGIPSIDELMTLLRKYKQNVSELKRENYKYVLSTNHSEEVLLIGK
- a CDS encoding YajQ family cyclic di-GMP-binding protein, which gives rise to MATENSFDIVSKIDMQEARNAVDQALKEVGQRFDFKGSKSEIKLDESANEIIISSDDEYKLTSLNDILQTKLIKRGISPKALTYGKVEHGLGGTAKQKISLQQGIPSDKAKEIVKTIKETKIKVQSQIQGDQVRVTGKNRDDLQSIIKLLRDKDFGIDMQFTNYR
- a CDS encoding site-specific DNA-methyltransferase, encoding MRVHIKNPHFEENGRMYQTTDVLSNIDELFCAEQEAEYQQEKLIPFFYNLDRKIKLFHGDSLTILKKAPDNCIDMIFADPPYFGNQSGLIIKRNDGHADTFDTKKATWAYSKSISYQFEFHYTWLKEAQRILKKGATIWITGTYHSIGIINVVLQDLGFKILNDIILHKRNAPPNLWVRVLGLLLRLCFGQRKMQRAKQNLIIRR